In a genomic window of Mycolicibacter heraklionensis:
- the mmsB gene encoding 3-hydroxyisobutyrate dehydrogenase translates to MAIVAFLGLGHMGGPMSANLVAAGHTVRGFDPVPAACAAAEQHGVSVHTGAAEAVAGADAVVTMLPHGDAVKSCYAEILPAATPGTLFIDSSTISVADAREVHALAGSHGIAQLDAPVSGGVTGAVAGRLAFMVGGEDAAVARATPVLEPMAAKIIHCGAAGAGQAAKICNNMVLAVQQVAVAEAFVLAEKLGLADQALFDVMTGATGNCWALHTNCPVPGPVPTSPANRNFEPGFAAALMNKDLGLAMDAVAATGSAAPLGSHAAQIYREFAAEHGAQDFSAVINLLRGS, encoded by the coding sequence ATGGCAATCGTCGCGTTTCTCGGCCTCGGCCACATGGGTGGGCCGATGTCGGCGAACCTGGTCGCCGCCGGGCACACCGTGCGCGGCTTCGATCCGGTGCCGGCGGCGTGCGCAGCCGCCGAGCAACACGGCGTGAGCGTCCACACCGGCGCCGCCGAGGCGGTGGCCGGCGCCGACGCGGTGGTGACCATGCTTCCGCACGGGGACGCGGTGAAGAGCTGCTACGCCGAGATCCTGCCGGCGGCCACCCCGGGCACCCTATTCATCGACAGCTCGACCATCTCGGTCGCCGACGCCCGCGAGGTGCACGCCCTGGCCGGCTCCCACGGCATCGCCCAGCTCGACGCGCCGGTGTCCGGCGGGGTGACCGGCGCGGTCGCCGGACGGCTGGCGTTCATGGTCGGCGGCGAAGACGCCGCAGTGGCGCGGGCGACCCCCGTGTTGGAGCCGATGGCCGCCAAGATCATCCACTGCGGCGCGGCGGGCGCCGGCCAGGCCGCCAAGATCTGCAACAACATGGTGCTGGCCGTGCAGCAGGTGGCGGTCGCCGAGGCGTTCGTGCTGGCCGAAAAGCTGGGCCTGGCCGACCAGGCGTTGTTCGACGTGATGACCGGGGCCACCGGAAACTGCTGGGCGCTGCACACCAACTGCCCGGTACCCGGGCCGGTGCCCACCTCGCCCGCGAACCGGAACTTCGAGCCCGGCTTTGCCGCCGCGCTGATGAACAAGGACCTGGGCCTGGCGATGGATGCGGTCGCCGCGACGGGGTCGGCCGCCCCGCTCGGTAGCCACGCCGCCCAGATCTACCGCGAGTTCGCCGCCGAACACGGCGCGCAGGATTTCAGCGCCGTGATCAATCTGCTGCGCGGCAGCTGA
- a CDS encoding L,D-transpeptidase family protein, whose translation MRRLVVLLCAALCAMGVTSVTAPRTAAVVEPWFGNAVGNATQVVSVVGVGHSIAKIDVYQRTPAGWEAVAAGIPAHVGSAGITRGTKEGEPSTPMGFFTLDSAFGTAPNPGGGLPYVQVGSDHWWDSDSNSPTYNTMQVCKKAQCRFDTAASENLDIPQYRHAVVIGVNKSRTPGDGSAYFFHTTDGGPTAGCVAIDDATLVKIIGWLRPGAVMAIAK comes from the coding sequence GTGCGTCGACTGGTGGTTCTGCTGTGCGCAGCGCTGTGCGCGATGGGCGTGACCTCGGTGACCGCGCCGCGGACCGCGGCGGTCGTCGAACCGTGGTTCGGAAATGCGGTCGGCAACGCCACCCAGGTCGTTTCGGTTGTCGGAGTGGGGCATTCGATCGCAAAGATCGATGTTTATCAGCGGACTCCCGCGGGCTGGGAAGCGGTCGCGGCCGGGATTCCGGCACATGTCGGCTCGGCGGGCATCACGCGAGGGACCAAGGAAGGTGAGCCGTCCACCCCGATGGGGTTTTTCACGCTCGATTCGGCGTTCGGCACCGCTCCGAATCCCGGCGGTGGCCTGCCGTATGTGCAGGTCGGATCCGACCACTGGTGGGACAGCGACTCCAACAGCCCGACCTACAACACCATGCAGGTCTGCAAGAAAGCCCAGTGCCGGTTCGACACGGCGGCCAGCGAGAACCTCGACATCCCGCAGTACCGGCACGCGGTGGTCATCGGCGTCAATAAATCCCGCACACCCGGTGACGGCTCCGCCTACTTCTTTCACACCACCGACGGCGGGCCTACCGCGGGCTGTGTGGCGATCGACGACGCCACGCTCGTGAAGATCATCGGCTGGCTGAGGCCCGGCGCGGTGATGGCAATCGCGAAGTAG
- a CDS encoding HAD family hydrolase has protein sequence MQITTELATWTGPGRPFWWDQVRPDAEVYPLQAVIFDLDALADADGEPRSGLVDLVLSLFATGLWIAVVGAGPRAWVQERVRELIGDGMAETVVSADDLTGPAGDAELYRLALWELGIVAGEALVIAGYESGARTAAAIGLPVIYAGSSRYDGLLANGCRELQAQRVVARFSCREAG, from the coding sequence ATGCAGATCACAACTGAACTCGCGACATGGACCGGTCCTGGCCGCCCGTTCTGGTGGGACCAGGTGCGCCCGGATGCCGAGGTCTACCCCCTACAAGCGGTGATCTTTGATCTCGACGCGCTCGCCGACGCCGACGGTGAACCTCGGTCGGGCCTGGTGGACCTGGTGTTGAGCCTGTTCGCGACCGGTCTGTGGATCGCGGTGGTGGGCGCCGGCCCGCGTGCCTGGGTGCAGGAGCGGGTGCGGGAACTGATCGGCGACGGCATGGCCGAGACCGTGGTCAGCGCCGACGACCTGACCGGTCCCGCCGGTGATGCCGAGCTCTACCGGCTGGCGCTGTGGGAGCTGGGCATCGTGGCCGGGGAGGCGCTGGTGATCGCCGGCTACGAGTCCGGGGCCCGCACCGCGGCCGCGATCGGCCTGCCGGTGATCTACGCGGGTTCCAGCCGTTACGACGGGCTGCTGGCCAACGGATGCCGGGAGTTGCAGGCGCAGCGGGTGGTCGCCCGGTTCAGCTGCCGCGAAGCAGGCTGA
- a CDS encoding response regulator: protein MPVRLVLVDDHEMVIEGLRAMLTAFADRIEVVGQAINAEQAMAVIAETDPDIVLCDVRMRGESGLDLCLALRERDPERKVVMLSVYDDEQYLFEALRVGASGYLLKSISSDDLVHQIELAHRGETVIDPGLAARAAGTAARLQRDEFWPGARQGLTQRESEILAYMVSGLSNRGIATKLVIGDETVKSHLRSIYRKLGVSDRTGAVATALREGIYR from the coding sequence ATGCCCGTGCGCCTGGTCCTCGTCGACGACCACGAAATGGTGATCGAGGGTCTGCGGGCCATGCTCACCGCGTTCGCCGACCGGATCGAAGTGGTCGGCCAGGCGATCAACGCCGAACAGGCCATGGCCGTGATCGCCGAGACCGACCCCGACATCGTGCTCTGCGACGTGCGGATGCGCGGCGAGAGCGGCCTGGACCTCTGCCTGGCCCTGCGGGAACGCGACCCGGAACGCAAGGTCGTGATGCTCTCCGTCTACGACGACGAGCAGTACCTGTTCGAGGCGCTGCGGGTCGGTGCCAGCGGCTACCTGCTCAAGAGCATCAGCAGCGACGACCTGGTCCACCAGATCGAGTTGGCCCACCGCGGCGAGACGGTGATCGACCCCGGGCTGGCGGCGCGCGCGGCCGGCACCGCCGCCCGGCTGCAGCGCGACGAGTTCTGGCCCGGCGCCCGGCAGGGGCTGACTCAGCGGGAAAGTGAGATCCTGGCCTACATGGTCAGCGGGCTGTCCAACCGCGGAATCGCCACCAAGCTGGTGATCGGCGACGAGACGGTCAAATCCCATCTCCGCTCGATCTACCGCAAGCTCGGGGTGTCCGACCGGACCGGCGCGGTGGCCACCGCGCTGCGTGAAGGCATCTACCGGTGA
- a CDS encoding GAF domain-containing sensor histidine kinase — protein sequence MSSSGGQRSRTRKPNAVRDFVDANHELALLRELIQAASSGPGVEPLAAAAARMITAATGTDVCFVHVLDDTERSLTLTGATPPFDTEVGKIRLPLGSGVSGWVARHREPVVISHDKEADPRYLPIESLRGRDFTSMVSVPMETDPGGLVGVLNVHTVTRREFTPGDVELLRVIGRLIAGAMHQARLHRQLVARERAHELFVEQVIEAQEIERRRLAGDIHDGISQRLVTLSYRLDAAARAVGSDPEEASVQLEAARELAGLTLQETRVAISGLRPPVLDDLGLAGGLASLARSIPQLKIELDLAETRLPEHIELALYRIAQEGLQNVVKHAAATTVRLGFAITADPDTARLEIVDDGVGFDTFEHPVGGDEMGGYGVLSMAERAELVGGRLNIRSRPGAGTAVTATIPVPPVVRADP from the coding sequence GTGAGCTCCTCGGGCGGACAACGGTCCCGCACCCGCAAGCCCAACGCGGTACGGGATTTCGTCGACGCCAACCATGAGCTGGCGCTGCTGCGAGAGCTCATCCAGGCCGCGTCCAGCGGACCCGGAGTGGAACCGCTGGCCGCCGCGGCGGCCCGGATGATCACCGCGGCCACCGGTACGGACGTCTGCTTCGTGCACGTCCTCGACGACACCGAACGCTCGCTGACGCTGACCGGCGCGACCCCGCCGTTCGACACCGAGGTGGGCAAGATCCGGCTGCCGCTGGGGTCGGGGGTGTCGGGCTGGGTGGCCCGCCATCGCGAGCCGGTGGTGATCAGCCACGACAAGGAAGCCGACCCGCGCTACCTGCCGATCGAGTCGCTGCGCGGGCGTGACTTCACCTCGATGGTGTCGGTGCCGATGGAGACCGATCCGGGCGGGCTGGTGGGTGTGCTCAACGTGCACACCGTGACGCGCCGCGAGTTCACCCCCGGCGATGTCGAGCTGCTGCGGGTGATCGGCCGGCTCATCGCCGGTGCCATGCACCAGGCCCGGCTGCACCGGCAGCTGGTAGCCCGCGAACGTGCCCACGAGCTCTTCGTCGAGCAGGTGATCGAAGCCCAGGAGATCGAGCGGCGCCGGCTGGCCGGCGACATCCACGACGGCATCTCGCAGCGGCTGGTGACGCTGTCCTACCGGCTGGACGCTGCCGCCCGCGCGGTCGGCAGCGACCCGGAGGAGGCGTCGGTGCAGCTGGAAGCCGCCCGCGAACTGGCCGGCCTGACGCTGCAGGAGACCCGCGTGGCGATCAGCGGGCTGCGGCCCCCGGTCCTCGACGACCTGGGCCTGGCCGGCGGGTTGGCCAGCCTGGCCCGGTCCATCCCGCAGCTGAAGATCGAGCTGGACCTGGCCGAGACCCGGTTGCCCGAGCACATCGAGCTGGCGCTGTACCGGATCGCGCAGGAGGGCCTGCAGAACGTGGTCAAACACGCGGCGGCGACCACGGTGCGGCTGGGATTCGCGATCACCGCCGACCCCGATACCGCGCGGCTGGAGATCGTCGACGACGGGGTGGGTTTCGACACCTTCGAGCACCCGGTGGGCGGCGACGAGATGGGCGGCTACGGCGTGCTGTCGATGGCCGAGCGCGCCGAGCTGGTCGGCGGCCGGCTCAACATCCGGTCGCGCCCGGGGGCAGGCACCGCCGTCACCGCCACCATCCCGGTGCCGCCGGTCGTCCGAGCGGATCCCTAG
- a CDS encoding alpha/beta fold hydrolase gives MKYRTGTVVSADGTEVSHRIVGEGGAPIVLVHGGIQAAQSFQRLAELLGSHYTVYLPDRRGRRPEVPAGEDYGLAREGEDLHALLSSVGARRVFGLSSGAVIALYTAIEHGGIDSLVLYEPPLTIDGATPAAWLPKYEEALVASGPAAAVAEVLKGTGDRTPLQLLPRWALTGLVRVALGVDAKTHPRGDIALRDLVPTMRLDGIATLESVEKVNPRIEELRCEVLLLGGARSAHQLHLGLDALSRRLPNAKRIELKRVGHIAADNRGSPRRVARLLEDFWAD, from the coding sequence GTGAAGTACCGGACCGGCACAGTGGTGTCAGCCGACGGCACCGAGGTCTCGCACCGCATCGTCGGCGAGGGCGGCGCCCCGATCGTCCTGGTGCACGGCGGAATTCAGGCCGCACAGAGCTTCCAGCGGCTCGCCGAGCTGCTCGGTTCCCACTACACCGTCTACCTTCCCGACCGGCGCGGTCGGCGACCCGAAGTGCCGGCCGGCGAGGACTACGGGCTGGCGCGCGAAGGCGAAGACCTGCACGCGCTGCTGAGCTCGGTCGGGGCGCGCCGAGTCTTCGGCTTGAGCTCCGGAGCTGTTATCGCGCTCTACACGGCGATTGAACACGGTGGCATCGACAGTCTGGTGCTCTATGAACCGCCGCTGACCATCGACGGCGCCACCCCGGCGGCGTGGCTGCCGAAGTATGAAGAGGCGCTTGTTGCTTCGGGACCTGCCGCCGCCGTGGCCGAGGTGTTGAAGGGCACCGGCGACCGGACGCCGCTGCAACTGCTGCCGAGGTGGGCGCTGACCGGCCTGGTGCGAGTCGCACTCGGCGTCGACGCCAAGACCCACCCTCGCGGGGACATCGCCCTTCGTGATCTCGTCCCGACTATGCGTCTCGACGGCATCGCAACGCTGGAATCGGTGGAGAAGGTCAATCCCCGTATCGAGGAACTGCGTTGCGAGGTGCTGCTGCTGGGCGGGGCGAGGAGCGCGCACCAACTCCACCTCGGGCTCGACGCGCTGTCCCGGCGGCTGCCGAACGCCAAGCGCATCGAGCTCAAACGGGTCGGACACATCGCCGCCGACAATCGCGGCTCGCCGCGCAGGGTCGCGCGGCTGCTCGAAGACTTCTGGGCGGACTAG
- a CDS encoding MarR family winged helix-turn-helix transcriptional regulator, translated as MAAFSPSGDADPIALARANWERAGWGEVADGMVAVTSVMRAHQILLARVEATLRPYDLSFSRFELLRLLAFSRSGALPITKASDRLQVHVTSVTHAIRRLEAAGLVERLPHPTDGRTTLVSITELGRATVADATVSLNREVFADIGMSVEESRTLSSAIETLRRNAGDF; from the coding sequence GTGGCAGCTTTCAGTCCCTCCGGCGACGCCGACCCGATCGCACTGGCCCGCGCCAACTGGGAGCGGGCCGGCTGGGGTGAGGTCGCCGACGGGATGGTGGCGGTGACATCGGTGATGCGCGCCCATCAGATCCTGCTGGCCCGGGTGGAAGCGACCTTGCGGCCCTACGACTTGAGCTTCTCCCGATTCGAGTTGCTGCGGCTGCTGGCGTTCAGCCGTTCCGGCGCGCTGCCGATCACCAAGGCCTCCGACCGGCTGCAGGTCCACGTCACCAGCGTCACGCACGCGATCCGGCGGCTGGAGGCGGCCGGCCTGGTGGAACGGCTGCCGCACCCCACCGACGGCCGCACCACGTTGGTGTCCATCACCGAGTTGGGCCGCGCCACCGTCGCCGACGCAACGGTCAGCCTCAACCGGGAGGTGTTCGCCGACATCGGGATGTCGGTGGAGGAGTCGCGGACGCTGTCCTCGGCGATCGAGACGTTGCGGCGCAACGCCGGGGACTTCTGA
- a CDS encoding type III polyketide synthase yields the protein MTTPSLAAAAVEFPPNRYSQEESAQALGDFAGPEFRRFFDASGVASRHLALPLPRYAELSGFTEANDTFIDVALDLGEQALLAALDAAKVKPADVDVVVSTTVTGLAVPTLEARLAARVGLRPDVKRVPLFGLGCVAGAAGVARMYDYLRAYPDHVAALVAVELCSLTIQRDDRSMANFVAASLFGDGAAAVIATGANRRPARPKLPKVLATRSRLYPDTQDVMGWDIGTGGFRIKLSVEVATVVEKYLAEDVRNFLADCGMSVDDVSTYICHPGGPKVIEAVQNVLDLPADALDRTRKSLRENGNLSSVSVLDVLRATMADPPPPGSFGLMVAMGPGFCSELVLLGW from the coding sequence ATGACCACGCCTTCGCTCGCCGCGGCAGCCGTTGAATTCCCGCCGAACCGCTACAGCCAAGAGGAATCGGCCCAAGCGCTGGGCGACTTCGCCGGCCCAGAATTTCGGCGGTTCTTCGACGCCAGCGGAGTGGCCTCCCGCCACCTGGCGTTGCCGCTGCCCCGCTACGCCGAGCTGAGCGGTTTCACGGAGGCGAACGACACCTTCATCGACGTCGCCCTCGACCTCGGTGAGCAGGCGCTGCTGGCAGCCCTGGACGCCGCCAAGGTCAAACCTGCCGACGTCGACGTCGTGGTGTCGACGACCGTGACCGGGCTTGCCGTACCGACGCTGGAGGCCAGGCTGGCGGCCCGAGTCGGGCTGCGGCCCGACGTCAAACGGGTGCCGCTTTTCGGCCTGGGCTGCGTCGCGGGTGCGGCCGGGGTGGCCAGGATGTACGACTATCTGCGCGCCTACCCCGACCATGTGGCGGCGTTGGTCGCGGTCGAACTGTGCTCACTGACCATCCAGCGCGATGACCGTTCGATGGCCAACTTCGTGGCGGCCAGCCTCTTCGGTGACGGCGCGGCCGCCGTGATCGCGACCGGGGCGAACCGGCGCCCGGCCCGACCGAAGTTGCCGAAAGTACTGGCGACCCGCAGCCGGCTCTACCCCGACACCCAGGACGTGATGGGCTGGGATATCGGCACCGGCGGATTCCGGATCAAGCTGTCCGTCGAGGTCGCCACCGTCGTCGAGAAATATCTGGCCGAGGATGTTCGCAACTTTCTGGCCGACTGTGGGATGTCCGTCGACGACGTGTCGACCTATATCTGCCACCCCGGCGGACCGAAGGTCATCGAAGCGGTCCAGAACGTGCTGGACCTGCCCGCCGACGCGCTGGACCGAACCCGAAAGTCATTGCGCGAGAATGGGAATCTGTCTTCGGTCTCGGTCCTCGACGTGCTGCGGGCCACCATGGCCGATCCGCCGCCGCCGGGTTCGTTCGGCCTGATGGTCGCAATGGGGCCGGGATTCTGTTCCGAGCTCGTGTTGCTCGGCTGGTAG
- a CDS encoding isoprenylcysteine carboxyl methyltransferase family protein: MYYLLILAVGLERLVELAVSTSNANWAFARGGREYGRGHYPAMVILHSGFLVACAAEVWLLHRPFIGWLGWPMLALAALSQALRWWCVRTLGRRWNTRVIVLTDVPLVHQGPYRWLRHPNYVAVVLEGLALPLIHTAWLTAAIFTLANAALLRVRIRLENSALGYA; this comes from the coding sequence ATGTACTACCTGTTGATCCTGGCCGTCGGTCTTGAACGGCTGGTGGAGCTGGCCGTGTCCACTTCGAATGCCAACTGGGCTTTCGCCCGAGGCGGCCGGGAGTACGGCCGCGGCCACTATCCCGCAATGGTCATCCTCCACTCCGGATTTCTGGTCGCCTGCGCGGCCGAGGTATGGCTGCTGCACCGCCCGTTCATCGGATGGCTGGGCTGGCCGATGCTGGCCTTGGCGGCGTTGAGCCAGGCATTGCGCTGGTGGTGCGTGCGGACGTTGGGACGACGCTGGAACACCCGGGTGATCGTGCTGACCGATGTTCCCTTGGTGCACCAGGGGCCGTATCGATGGCTGCGGCATCCCAACTATGTGGCGGTGGTCCTCGAGGGTCTGGCCTTGCCGCTGATACACACGGCGTGGCTGACCGCCGCCATCTTCACGCTGGCCAACGCCGCACTGCTGCGGGTCCGGATCCGGTTGGAGAATTCGGCGCTGGGCTACGCCTGA
- a CDS encoding TetR family transcriptional regulator, with protein MPAVPNFQAEVRQMLHNRILDAAHALVCEQGWQAVNMSRIAATVGISRQVLYKEIGAKQALGAALVQRETSRFIAGVIAAIQSHPDDVAAGLAAGAAFTLRAAADDPLVTATLTRENDAEAGLTPLLTAGPNPILAGAIEAMAAAVRSSYDLPDAIDRQLNSIVEVDVRLTLSHLLQPMGSIDDAVRQIHTTLRALFDAAAS; from the coding sequence ATGCCCGCCGTGCCGAATTTTCAGGCCGAGGTCCGGCAGATGCTGCACAACCGGATCCTCGACGCGGCCCACGCGCTGGTCTGCGAGCAGGGATGGCAAGCGGTGAACATGTCGCGCATCGCCGCCACAGTCGGCATCAGCCGGCAGGTGCTGTACAAGGAAATCGGCGCGAAGCAGGCGCTGGGCGCGGCCCTGGTTCAGCGGGAGACCAGCCGATTCATCGCCGGGGTCATCGCGGCCATTCAGTCCCACCCCGACGACGTGGCCGCCGGTCTGGCTGCCGGCGCCGCCTTCACCCTGCGTGCCGCCGCCGACGATCCCCTGGTCACCGCGACGCTGACCCGCGAGAACGATGCGGAAGCGGGCCTGACGCCGCTGTTGACGGCGGGACCGAACCCGATCCTGGCCGGTGCGATCGAGGCCATGGCGGCTGCGGTCCGGTCGTCCTACGACCTGCCGGACGCGATCGACCGGCAGCTGAATTCGATCGTCGAGGTCGACGTCCGGTTGACGCTGAGCCATCTGTTGCAGCCGATGGGCAGCATCGACGATGCCGTCCGCCAGATCCACACCACCTTGCGCGCACTGTTCGACGCCGCGGCGTCCTAG
- a CDS encoding ABC transporter ATP-binding protein: MTIELRDVVREYRIGGQRVRALDRINLQLTGGQFVSVVGPSGAGKSTLLHLLGALDSPDSGSIIFDGAEIGRLGDEQASAFRRHRVGFVFQFFNLLPTLSAWENVAVPKLLDGSRLDRVKSEAIGLLGRVGLGNRVEHRPAELSGGQLQRVAIARALLMDPSLILADEPTGNLDSATGASILRLLAEVAHEGGRARLVVMVTHDRDAAAATDRVIGLQDGRVGSDRNERATVPR, translated from the coding sequence CTGACCATCGAACTGCGCGACGTCGTCCGCGAGTACCGGATCGGCGGCCAACGGGTACGAGCTCTCGACCGGATCAACCTGCAACTCACCGGCGGCCAGTTCGTGTCGGTCGTCGGGCCGTCGGGCGCGGGCAAGAGCACGCTGCTGCATCTGCTCGGTGCACTGGACTCCCCCGACAGCGGTTCGATCATCTTCGACGGTGCCGAGATCGGCCGACTCGGGGACGAGCAGGCCTCGGCGTTTCGCCGGCACCGGGTGGGCTTCGTCTTTCAGTTCTTCAACCTGCTGCCGACCCTGTCGGCGTGGGAGAACGTAGCCGTTCCGAAGCTCCTCGACGGCAGCCGACTGGACCGGGTCAAAAGCGAAGCGATCGGACTGCTGGGGCGGGTCGGGCTCGGCAATCGAGTCGAGCACCGGCCGGCGGAGCTGTCCGGGGGCCAGTTGCAGCGCGTCGCGATCGCGCGGGCCCTGCTGATGGACCCGTCCCTGATTCTTGCCGACGAACCTACCGGCAACCTTGATTCCGCAACGGGCGCTTCGATTCTGCGGCTCCTTGCCGAGGTGGCACACGAGGGCGGCCGAGCCCGGCTGGTGGTGATGGTGACCCATGACCGCGATGCCGCGGCGGCCACCGACCGGGTGATCGGCCTGCAGGACGGTCGGGTCGGCTCCGACCGCAACGAACGGGCGACGGTCCCGCGATGA